In Solanum pennellii chromosome 7, SPENNV200, the following are encoded in one genomic region:
- the LOC107024835 gene encoding uncharacterized protein LOC107024835, whose translation MEFQTGENVRLKVSPMKGVRSIGKMRQLILSFIGPFEILECIGSMTYRLELPPNFSCLDLVFHVSMLKRYHNNGDYIIKWDLIVLDKDLHYEEEPNDILDRDVCELRTKVIKPVKAQWKHRSVEEATWETERDMRDKYPQLFTD comes from the coding sequence ATGGAATTTCAGACGGGCGAGAATGTTCGTCTCAAAGtatcaccaatgaaaggggtgagGAGTATTGGTAAGATGCGTCAGTTGATTCTGAGCTTTATTGGTCCCTTCGAGATTCTTGAATGCATAGGATCTATGACATATAGATTGGAGCTACCCCCTAATTTTTCGTGTTTAGATCTTGTGttccatgtgtctatgttgaagagGTATCACAACAATGGTGACTATATCATTAAGTGGGATTTAATCGTGTTAGATAAAGACCTCCACTATGAAGAGGAACCAAATGATATTCTTGATCGTGATGTTTGCGAGTTAAGGACCAAAGTAATTAAGCCTGTGAAGGCCCAATGGAAGCATCGTTCAGTggaggaagctacttgggagaCGGAGAGGGACATGCGAGACAAGTACCCGCAATTATTTACTGATTAA